TAAATAGACATCATTATGTCGATGTACCAAAACATTATTATCAAGAAACGACGGAAGATGTAATGGGAATGTCAATCGGCCCAGGTGGCCCGGGTAATGGCTATGGCCCAGGTGGTGGTGTTGGACCGGAGTTCGGAGGTGGCTATGGTCGAAATTGCCGCAGAAGAGGTCGTTCACGCTGGTTCTAATACCGAATTATGGTAGACTAAAGCTA
This is a stretch of genomic DNA from Sporosarcina sp. 6E9. It encodes these proteins:
- a CDS encoding spore coat protein D; protein product: MMHHGNCHGNQVQPIVCPPEYRFNDEYMPREIPVIHPIVNVNRHHYVDVPKHYYQETTEDVMGMSIGPGGPGNGYGPGGGVGPEFGGGYGRNCRRRGRSRWF